A window of Exiguobacterium sp. FSL W8-0210 contains these coding sequences:
- a CDS encoding YitT family protein, with amino-acid sequence MKRIATILTGTLIMAFGYYTLNEQFGLAEGGFIGLSLLGRYFFDINPSISMIVLDIPFFIGALYFKGKRFVSEALLSAGALSVFYEMWHRLDLFHFPEQAWPATLSAAIASGIVTGYGLGLVLKSGAATGGDDLLSMGLSKLTGLSIGTILFGLDAIVLVISLVYLPLSLTLYTLLAVAIAGRVVAVMTREPVIVPAPVVQKVTQ; translated from the coding sequence ATGAAACGAATCGCAACCATCTTAACCGGAACGCTCATCATGGCGTTTGGTTACTACACATTGAATGAACAGTTCGGATTAGCAGAAGGCGGCTTCATCGGATTATCGTTGCTAGGTCGATACTTTTTTGATATCAATCCTTCAATTTCGATGATCGTGCTCGATATTCCATTTTTCATTGGTGCTTTGTATTTCAAAGGAAAACGCTTTGTCAGTGAAGCGTTACTTTCAGCAGGTGCGTTATCAGTCTTTTATGAAATGTGGCACCGACTTGATTTGTTCCACTTTCCAGAACAGGCTTGGCCAGCGACGCTCAGCGCAGCGATTGCTAGCGGAATCGTGACCGGATATGGTCTCGGACTTGTTTTGAAAAGTGGAGCGGCAACAGGTGGGGACGACCTGCTATCGATGGGACTCAGCAAACTGACAGGTCTATCGATCGGAACAATCTTGTTCGGACTCGACGCCATCGTGTTAGTCATCTCACTCGTCTATCTGCCGCTCAGCTTAACGTTATATACGTTACTAGCTGTAGCGATCGCTGGACGTGTCGTTGCTGTCATGACACGGGAGCCTGTCATCGTACCGGCACCAGTCGTACAAAAAGTCACGCAGTGA
- a CDS encoding IS30 family transposase — translation MSYVHLTTSERVKIETYLELGFSMRKIAQHLGRQPSTISRELKRNPSYNAINAGRRYEMQKKNCGARTLFSASLGSRILSKLRETWSPEQIARRLFHKQGPSYSTIYRWIYKGFIKSDLGVLRQKGKRQKPRETRGRFNIGLPISKRPSDVRGRETFGHWELDTVVSGRGQTKACVATFIERKSRFYIVLPMVDRSSHSMEHAIRTLYSSFPSGTFQTMTTDRGKEFSCHERIQDSLGIPMYFADPYSSWQRGSNENANGLLREFFPKGTNFGMINKTELDHALSRINNRPRKCLDWKTAYEVFSEEVLRLI, via the coding sequence ATGAGCTATGTTCATCTTACCACATCAGAAAGAGTCAAAATAGAAACTTATCTAGAGCTTGGATTTTCAATGCGAAAGATCGCTCAGCATCTCGGACGACAGCCGTCTACGATTTCACGTGAGCTAAAACGGAATCCTTCCTACAATGCGATCAACGCTGGGCGGCGTTATGAGATGCAAAAAAAGAATTGTGGAGCACGCACGCTGTTCAGCGCTTCGCTTGGCTCACGTATCCTTTCGAAACTGCGAGAGACATGGTCTCCCGAACAGATCGCAAGACGGCTCTTTCACAAACAGGGACCATCGTACAGTACAATCTATCGATGGATATATAAAGGATTCATCAAGAGCGATTTAGGCGTTTTACGACAAAAAGGAAAGCGCCAAAAGCCACGTGAGACAAGAGGTCGCTTCAACATCGGGCTTCCGATCAGTAAACGTCCGTCGGACGTCCGGGGTCGAGAGACGTTCGGGCACTGGGAGTTGGATACTGTTGTATCAGGACGAGGACAGACAAAGGCATGTGTCGCGACATTCATCGAACGTAAAAGTCGGTTCTATATCGTACTACCGATGGTCGATCGTTCTTCTCACTCGATGGAACACGCCATCCGAACGCTTTATTCTTCTTTCCCATCGGGAACGTTTCAAACCATGACGACGGATCGCGGTAAGGAGTTCAGCTGTCACGAACGGATACAGGACTCTCTTGGTATCCCGATGTACTTCGCGGACCCCTATTCTTCATGGCAACGTGGCAGCAATGAGAATGCCAATGGTCTTCTCCGTGAGTTCTTCCCAAAGGGAACCAACTTCGGAATGATCAACAAGACAGAATTAGATCACGCACTTTCTAGAATCAACAATCGACCACGAAAGTGTTTGGATTGGAAAACTGCATACGAGGTCTTTTCCGAAGAAGTGTTGCGCTTAATTTGA